A window of Brevinematales bacterium contains these coding sequences:
- a CDS encoding DUF2442 domain-containing protein — protein MTPRLIEALYSGEYKIFLKYEDGTEGIINLEEELFGEIFEPLKNVEFFKSFKIQGSSILWDNDADFAPEFLYDSVKLTATLPR, from the coding sequence ATGACACCTCGTTTAATCGAAGCATTATATTCCGGTGAATATAAAATATTTTTAAAATATGAAGATGGAACCGAGGGAATCATTAATCTCGAAGAGGAGCTTTTCGGGGAAATATTCGAGCCCTTAAAAAATGTTGAATTCTTTAAAAGTTTCAAAATTCAAGGTTCGTCGATTTTATGGGATAACGACGCTGATTTCGCGCCGGAATTTCTCTATGATAGCGTCAAGCTAACTGCAACATTACCAAGATAA
- a CDS encoding GNAT family N-acetyltransferase gives MKVLQITAPGSEFILPAARILMETFVDISPDSWPDMKTAERTVRACLEPGRVVIAAYDGDVLTGWTGARPNYGITGWELHPIVVDVPYQGKGIGASLLRRLESEVKLLGGITLFLGADDETGRTSLSGKNLYDNLWKEIDGIKNLAGHPYEFYIKNGYIIVGVIPDANGIGKPDILMAKRLL, from the coding sequence ATGAAAGTATTGCAAATCACAGCTCCGGGCAGTGAATTTATCCTTCCGGCGGCGCGAATCCTTATGGAAACATTCGTCGATATCTCCCCGGATTCATGGCCGGATATGAAAACCGCGGAGCGCACGGTACGGGCATGCCTCGAACCCGGCAGGGTGGTGATCGCCGCGTACGACGGAGATGTCCTGACCGGATGGACGGGGGCGCGCCCGAATTACGGTATTACCGGATGGGAGCTTCACCCGATAGTGGTGGATGTGCCCTATCAGGGAAAGGGTATCGGAGCATCCCTACTCCGGCGGCTGGAATCCGAGGTGAAACTCCTGGGGGGAATCACCTTGTTTCTGGGCGCCGACGATGAAACCGGGCGGACAAGCCTCTCAGGGAAAAATCTCTACGATAATCTATGGAAGGAAATCGACGGAATAAAAAATCTCGCCGGGCACCCGTACGAGTTCTATATAAAGAACGGTTATATAATCGTGGGGGTTATCCCTGACGCGAACGGGATCGGTAAACCGGACATCCTGATGGCGAAACGCCTGCTATAA
- a CDS encoding glycoside hydrolase family 1 protein: protein MRYKPFDLPKGFLLGSATASLQIEGGDTNNSWYRWCEKGKIKDGSHCIVADDHWNRIGEDIGLMKKMHHQVYRMSIEWSRIQPDMEEFDKDAMEHYRNEIIALRKAKIEPLVTLHHFSNPLWFEDMGGWLHPDAPYLFNYYTKYMVQHLGDLVTDWVTINEPNVYLLFSYLQGIWPPGEKKLGSYLRGAVNMIAAHTLAYRTIHEMRKLMMYDDGETRVGAAYHTRVHEPASERKGDKRMAGIVDRLFEKIFVVGMTEGKLIFPLRGDLPYDPGRFSDFMGINYYTRGFVKFVWNPAKMFMEILDNSDCEKNDLGGEIYPEGIYRVCEKYYKMYPMPIFITENGTCDAEDAFRADYIYSHLAQVKRAIDDGIDIRRYYHWSTLDNFEWLEGLSARFGLAEVDYTRNRRRTLRESGKFYGEICKRKSVTQGMIDKFLKKKKRG from the coding sequence ATGAGGTATAAACCGTTCGATTTACCAAAGGGTTTCCTTCTCGGGAGCGCGACCGCCTCTCTCCAGATCGAGGGCGGGGATACGAATAATTCATGGTACCGATGGTGCGAGAAGGGAAAAATCAAGGACGGCAGCCACTGCATCGTCGCGGACGACCACTGGAACCGCATCGGCGAGGATATCGGCTTAATGAAGAAGATGCATCATCAGGTCTACCGGATGAGCATCGAATGGAGCCGGATTCAGCCCGATATGGAGGAGTTCGATAAGGACGCGATGGAGCATTACCGTAACGAGATAATCGCGCTCAGGAAGGCGAAAATCGAGCCGCTCGTCACACTGCATCATTTCTCCAACCCGCTGTGGTTCGAGGATATGGGGGGATGGCTTCATCCCGACGCACCCTACCTGTTCAATTACTACACCAAATATATGGTACAGCATCTCGGCGACCTCGTGACCGACTGGGTGACTATTAACGAGCCGAACGTGTATCTCCTGTTCAGCTATTTGCAGGGGATATGGCCCCCGGGCGAAAAGAAGCTCGGGAGTTACCTCCGGGGGGCGGTGAACATGATAGCCGCGCACACCCTCGCGTACCGGACTATCCACGAGATGCGGAAGCTGATGATGTACGACGACGGGGAAACCAGGGTCGGCGCGGCGTACCATACCCGTGTCCATGAGCCCGCGTCGGAACGGAAGGGGGACAAACGGATGGCGGGGATAGTCGACCGCCTGTTCGAGAAAATATTCGTCGTCGGGATGACCGAGGGGAAACTGATATTCCCCCTGCGCGGCGATCTTCCCTACGACCCCGGGCGCTTCTCGGACTTCATGGGCATCAACTACTACACCCGCGGCTTCGTTAAATTCGTGTGGAATCCCGCGAAGATGTTCATGGAGATACTCGACAACTCCGACTGCGAGAAAAACGACCTCGGAGGGGAGATTTACCCCGAGGGAATCTACCGGGTCTGCGAGAAGTATTATAAGATGTACCCCATGCCCATTTTCATTACCGAGAACGGGACTTGCGACGCCGAGGACGCTTTCCGCGCGGACTATATCTACTCCCATCTCGCGCAGGTCAAACGGGCGATCGACGACGGTATCGATATCCGGCGTTACTATCACTGGTCGACCCTCGATAACTTCGAGTGGCTCGAAGGATTGTCCGCGCGCTTCGGGCTGGCCGAAGTGGACTATACCCGCAACCGCAGGCGCACTCTCCGCGAGAGCGGGAAATTCTACGGCGAGATATGCAAACGGAAATCGGTCACTCAGGGGATGATAGACAAGTTCCTGAAGAAAAAGAAGCGGGGCTGA
- a CDS encoding DUF4160 domain-containing protein, whose translation MPEICRFLGIAIYIYYRDHSPPHFHAVYNQYEIKIELETGIIEGTFPRHALKAVLEWYELHRDELHEDWELATARSPLKKITPLE comes from the coding sequence ATGCCTGAAATTTGCAGGTTTTTAGGAATTGCAATTTATATTTACTATCGAGACCATTCACCGCCTCATTTTCATGCGGTTTATAATCAGTACGAAATTAAAATAGAACTCGAAACGGGGATCATTGAAGGTACTTTTCCCCGTCACGCTTTAAAAGCTGTATTGGAATGGTATGAACTTCATCGGGATGAATTACATGAAGATTGGGAATTAGCAACAGCAAGATCGCCGTTAAAAAAAATAACACCTTTGGAGTAA